From one Eptesicus fuscus isolate TK198812 chromosome 21, DD_ASM_mEF_20220401, whole genome shotgun sequence genomic stretch:
- the LOC103297741 gene encoding kallikrein-7-like, translating into MAGPLLSTLLLLLLSLAPGSAGQEAHGNGERIINGVVCPRGSHPWLVALYHNNTLQCAGVLINQQWVLTVAHCHMSDYIVQMGSDLLVGRRARKINATESFVHPWYDNRTDDHDIMLVKLSSPARLSRNVKKINLPSRCKDLGSNCTVAGWGITTMVEATFSSELMCSNVSPISYQECKVFYPTMLKKYMICAVALDGFSSTCICPKA; encoded by the exons ATGGCAGGTCCCCTTCTCTCAACcctgctgctcctactgctgtCCTTAGCACCGGGATCTGCTGGACAAGAAG CCCATGGCAACGGGGAAAGGATTATTAATGGAGTTGTATGTCCAAGAGGCTCCCATCCCTGGCTGGTGGCCCTGTATCACAACAATACATTGCAGTGTGCAGGTGTGCTGATCAACCAGCAGTGGGTGCTCACCGTAGCCCACTGCCACATGAG tgattataTTGTGCAAATGGGCAGTGATCTTCTGGTTGGGAGGCGTGCCCGGAAAATCAACGCTACAGAGTCCTTCGTCCACCCATGGTATGACAACCGCACCGATGATCATGACATCATGCTCGTGAAGCTGAGCAGCCCGGCCAGGCTCTCACGCAATGTGAAGAAAATCAACCTACCGTCCAGGTGCAAAGACCTTGGGTCAAACTGTACTGTCGCTGGCTGGGGCATCACCACCATGGTTGAAG CAACATTTTCATCAGAGCTCATGTGCTCGAATGTCAGCCCCATCTCCTACCAGGAATGCAAGGTGTTTTATCCTACCATGTTGAAAAAGTACATGATCTGTGCTGTTGCCCTCGACGGATTCTCCTCCACCTGCATA TGTCCCAAGGCCTGA